One Acetobacterium sp. KB-1 DNA segment encodes these proteins:
- a CDS encoding polysaccharide deacetylase family protein, translating to MRKNSSSKLRVKNMPRFLTLSVLSLILIVMIMMSLFFLMTKMAAAFHSQAQILQTSSANSSETNAPKSETTNNTTNKNIKADPPPQVNNADPFADIKSRLRSGDTDGIKVVFLTFDDGPSDDTGELLDTLADYNIKGTFFTTLHDNDHAKNMYRRIVDEGHTLANHTSSHDYGLYDTPEAFFADVDALDQFQKKITVQDNTSRIFRFPGGSMNSNEACIQGILDRGYNYSDWNVSSGDGCADPPPSDVIAQKIIESCRQHDVSVVLSHAELKSSSREAMSVVIETLQEEGYTFLNMEADYTYPRHLEL from the coding sequence ATGAGAAAGAACTCCTCTTCAAAATTAAGAGTAAAAAACATGCCCCGATTCCTGACATTATCTGTTTTGAGTCTTATTCTGATCGTAATGATTATGATGTCCTTATTTTTTTTAATGACAAAAATGGCCGCGGCTTTCCACTCTCAAGCACAAATCCTCCAGACTTCTTCTGCTAATTCGTCGGAAACCAATGCGCCAAAATCAGAAACCACAAACAATACAACCAACAAAAATATCAAGGCCGATCCGCCACCACAGGTGAATAATGCAGATCCCTTCGCTGATATAAAATCTCGTCTTCGAAGCGGAGATACTGACGGAATCAAAGTGGTCTTTCTAACCTTCGATGATGGTCCCAGCGACGATACCGGAGAGCTTTTAGATACCCTCGCTGACTACAATATAAAAGGAACCTTCTTTACAACCCTTCACGACAATGATCATGCCAAAAACATGTATCGCCGCATTGTGGATGAAGGCCATACCCTGGCCAATCATACCAGTAGCCACGACTACGGTCTCTATGATACGCCAGAAGCGTTTTTTGCTGACGTCGATGCACTGGATCAATTCCAGAAGAAGATAACCGTTCAAGACAATACCAGCCGTATTTTCCGTTTTCCAGGTGGGTCAATGAATTCTAACGAAGCCTGTATTCAAGGTATCTTAGACCGGGGCTATAATTATAGTGACTGGAATGTTTCTTCCGGCGATGGCTGCGCCGATCCGCCACCAAGTGATGTGATTGCTCAAAAAATTATTGAAAGTTGCCGGCAACACGATGTTTCGGTTGTTTTGTCCCACGCCGAACTCAAATCGTCCAGCCGGGAAGCCATGTCAGTTGTGATAGAAACGCTCCAGGAAGAAGGTTACACCTTTTTGAATATGGAAGCCGATTATACCTATCCACGCCATTTAGAGCTATAA
- a CDS encoding PocR ligand-binding domain-containing protein has protein sequence MKDSFYKSVVEHSPVGFAYHKIVCDEAGKPCDYEFIEVNKAFERLTGLIGAAIIGKRITQVLPNLLEDTFDWIGFYGEIALHGGEKEFEQFAAALDIWCRVTAYSQEKGYFATHFVDISKEKKQMAELNNFFELNLDFLCIADMEGYFLKTNKAWEEVLGYTHEELTRTKYLDFVHPDDLLITREVMNKLNEQNPVINFTNRYRAKDGSYRWIEWSSRPQGRLIYAAARDITDRKKLEQSLEKRMLELTRPLEAEVDINFEELINLEDIQKLQDEFSDATGVASLITAIDGKPITKTSNFTRLCQDVIRKTAKGSANCQKSDMVIGAYSEEGPIIKSCLSGGLWDAGAAITVGGRHVANWLIGQVRDERLKEEQLAAYAREIGADETEAVRAFREVPQMSFQQFEKIAKLLYTIANQLSNLAFQNLLQARFINEKRRIEEEVLYLSYHDYLTGLYNRRYYEQALKNLDKKENLPLTLLMGDVNGLKLVNDTQGHLMGDELLKKTAEVIRQVCRKDDIIARLGGDEFIVILPKTDGNKIDQIIARMKKLVAKEKIGGQDLSIAFGYETKQKEEEDIEGIFKQAEDNMYCHKRCESTVRRR, from the coding sequence ATGAAAGACAGTTTCTATAAATCTGTTGTTGAACACTCACCGGTGGGGTTTGCTTATCATAAGATTGTCTGTGATGAAGCGGGGAAGCCCTGTGATTACGAATTCATTGAAGTTAACAAGGCCTTTGAAAGGCTGACAGGCCTCATTGGCGCAGCCATCATCGGGAAACGCATAACCCAGGTTTTACCTAATCTTTTAGAGGACACATTTGATTGGATTGGGTTTTATGGTGAGATTGCATTACACGGTGGGGAAAAAGAGTTTGAACAGTTTGCCGCCGCCCTTGATATCTGGTGTCGGGTTACCGCATATAGCCAGGAGAAAGGATATTTTGCAACTCATTTTGTTGACATCTCAAAAGAAAAGAAGCAAATGGCGGAATTGAATAATTTTTTTGAATTGAACTTGGATTTTTTGTGCATCGCAGACATGGAAGGCTATTTTTTAAAGACGAATAAGGCCTGGGAAGAAGTATTAGGTTATACCCATGAAGAATTGACCCGAACAAAATATTTGGATTTTGTTCATCCTGATGATCTCTTAATTACCCGGGAGGTAATGAACAAACTAAATGAACAGAATCCGGTGATTAATTTTACAAATCGATACCGTGCCAAGGATGGAAGTTATCGCTGGATCGAATGGAGTTCCCGGCCTCAGGGTAGACTGATATATGCGGCGGCAAGGGATATCACCGATCGGAAAAAATTGGAACAAAGTCTGGAAAAACGAATGTTGGAACTAACCAGACCACTCGAAGCAGAAGTCGATATTAATTTTGAGGAACTGATCAACTTGGAAGATATTCAAAAACTGCAGGATGAGTTTTCGGATGCAACAGGGGTAGCGTCATTAATCACCGCTATCGATGGGAAACCAATAACAAAAACCTCGAATTTTACCCGGCTTTGTCAGGATGTTATTCGCAAAACCGCAAAAGGTAGTGCAAATTGTCAAAAGTCGGATATGGTTATTGGCGCCTATTCGGAAGAGGGTCCCATTATCAAAAGCTGTTTAAGCGGCGGCTTATGGGATGCCGGGGCGGCCATTACTGTTGGTGGCAGGCATGTGGCTAATTGGTTAATTGGTCAGGTCCGGGATGAAAGGCTAAAAGAAGAACAACTGGCTGCCTATGCCCGGGAAATTGGGGCCGATGAAACAGAAGCAGTACGAGCGTTTCGGGAAGTTCCACAAATGTCTTTCCAGCAATTTGAAAAAATAGCAAAACTACTTTATACAATTGCCAATCAGTTGTCAAATCTGGCTTTTCAAAATCTGCTTCAGGCCCGTTTTATCAATGAAAAAAGGCGAATAGAAGAAGAAGTGCTCTATCTTAGCTATCATGATTATTTAACCGGGCTTTATAATCGCAGGTATTACGAACAGGCACTAAAAAACCTTGATAAAAAAGAAAATTTGCCCCTAACCCTGTTGATGGGTGATGTTAATGGTTTAAAACTGGTTAATGATACCCAGGGACATCTAATGGGAGATGAGCTGCTCAAAAAGACAGCTGAAGTTATTCGTCAGGTGTGTCGAAAAGACGATATTATTGCCCGGTTGGGCGGGGATGAGTTTATTGTCATTTTACCCAAAACTGACGGCAACAAGATCGATCAAATCATCGCTAGAATGAAAAAATTAGTTGCGAAGGAAAAAATTGGCGGACAGGACCTATCCATAGCTTTTGGATATGAAACTAAGCAAAAAGAAGAAGAGGATATCGAAGGAATTTTTAAACAGGCAGAAGATAATATGTACTGCCACAAACGATGTGAAAGTACGGTCAGAAGAAGGTAA
- a CDS encoding AEC family transporter — MNINVVINQMLELFIILTLGYISAKRKIVSPKFGAQLSNFILSITLPCMMLASVASMPKDTDHKEVVMMFVIAILFYIVMPFIAYFITRILLVKKEDRHLYMYMTIWSNVGFMGFPVIASIFGAGAIFYATIFNLIFNVSNFTLGIMLMSKEGRKALDVKKFLSPGIMASIASVIMFSLKLQLPVLLNDTAKTVGSTTSALAMIVIGIALAEIPIKSVFTEIRLYPYVIIKQILLPLFAWIVLKNVIVNPYLLGIVIVIIAMPVATSTVLFANQYENNVCLATKGVFITTLASVVTIPMISYLLM, encoded by the coding sequence ATGAACATCAACGTAGTGATTAATCAGATGTTGGAGCTGTTTATAATTCTGACACTTGGCTATATTTCAGCAAAACGAAAGATTGTCAGCCCGAAATTCGGAGCCCAGCTTTCTAACTTTATTTTAAGCATTACCCTGCCATGTATGATGTTAGCTTCGGTGGCGTCAATGCCTAAGGATACAGATCATAAAGAGGTCGTAATGATGTTTGTAATTGCAATTCTTTTTTATATAGTGATGCCGTTCATTGCCTATTTTATTACAAGAATACTGCTAGTAAAGAAAGAAGACCGTCATTTATACATGTATATGACGATATGGTCTAACGTGGGTTTTATGGGTTTTCCGGTGATTGCATCAATTTTTGGTGCTGGTGCGATTTTTTATGCCACTATCTTTAATCTTATTTTTAATGTCAGCAACTTTACCCTTGGGATCATGCTGATGTCAAAGGAAGGAAGAAAAGCACTGGATGTAAAAAAATTTTTGTCCCCGGGAATAATGGCATCAATTGCATCAGTGATCATGTTTAGTCTCAAATTGCAACTCCCGGTGCTACTCAATGATACCGCAAAAACAGTTGGCAGTACCACGTCAGCTTTGGCTATGATTGTCATTGGCATCGCATTAGCAGAAATTCCGATTAAAAGTGTTTTTACGGAGATTCGGCTTTATCCTTACGTGATTATTAAGCAGATTCTGCTGCCTTTATTTGCCTGGATAGTATTAAAAAATGTGATTGTGAACCCTTATTTACTTGGAATTGTGATTGTGATTATTGCCATGCCCGTGGCAACATCGACCGTTCTTTTTGCCAACCAATATGAAAATAACGTTTGCCTGGCAACCAAAGGTGTATTTATTACGACCCTGGCATCAGTTGTTACCATTCCAATGATCAGTTATCTGTTGATGTAA
- a CDS encoding gamma-glutamylcyclotransferase family protein: MSYLFSYGTLKNELIQQKIFGRVLNKRHGVLEGFCIKGDIDGFYHLAPGSGFVPGMLLEVTKADLLRADQWEEVPVYEREEVIVMVDQKPQTAWVYFKDLITQEIPLDLTESPACLCKEELEALIDGFCSVRDEQLPFGDLYLLILGEITNPLLYGKMAEFKSPIRDYFCEKIGRAAKSLGDMVVVYQDYPVKFNIYWLESDLKKGWFLCVMPVILGQPAFFLENFEKTLSEFSKKRGIAVVGKTRGHLFSCKTWRNSSGIQKYLMPELFNYNYRMRIEKEVACLSLVITKMIEDRRQIANKKRF; the protein is encoded by the coding sequence ATGAGCTATCTTTTTTCATATGGAACCCTAAAAAATGAACTGATACAACAAAAAATATTTGGCAGAGTGCTTAATAAAAGACACGGCGTGCTAGAAGGATTCTGTATAAAAGGTGATATCGACGGTTTTTATCATCTCGCCCCCGGATCGGGATTTGTTCCAGGAATGCTCTTGGAGGTGACGAAAGCAGACTTATTACGAGCCGACCAATGGGAAGAAGTTCCAGTTTACGAACGGGAAGAGGTGATTGTGATGGTGGATCAGAAACCACAAACAGCCTGGGTTTATTTTAAAGACTTGATTACTCAGGAAATACCTCTTGATTTGACTGAGTCACCAGCTTGTCTTTGTAAAGAAGAACTGGAAGCACTGATTGATGGGTTTTGTAGCGTCAGGGATGAACAGCTTCCCTTTGGCGATTTGTATTTGTTGATCCTCGGTGAAATAACAAACCCCTTATTATATGGTAAAATGGCTGAATTTAAGTCACCCATCAGAGACTATTTTTGCGAGAAGATTGGCCGGGCAGCTAAAAGTCTGGGTGATATGGTGGTAGTCTATCAGGACTATCCCGTGAAATTCAATATCTATTGGCTGGAGTCGGATTTAAAAAAGGGGTGGTTTTTGTGTGTCATGCCAGTGATCTTGGGACAGCCGGCGTTTTTTTTGGAGAACTTTGAAAAGACGTTATCGGAGTTTTCAAAAAAAAGAGGGATCGCGGTGGTCGGCAAAACCAGAGGGCATCTCTTTTCATGTAAGACCTGGAGAAACAGCTCAGGAATTCAAAAATATTTGATGCCAGAGCTGTTTAATTATAATTATCGGATGCGCATTGAGAAAGAAGTTGCATGTTTATCTTTGGTTATCACCAAAATGATCGAGGACAGAAGGCAAATCGCTAATAAAAAAAGATTTTAA